In one Oscillospiraceae bacterium genomic region, the following are encoded:
- a CDS encoding maltose O-acetyltransferase, with amino-acid sequence MTEREKMLAGQLYDCGDAELLKQWHKAKDLMRDYNNTDSADIEKKKNILKQLLGGSGDSLWITAPFYVDYGNNIYFGNNCEVNMNCTFLDDNIIQIGNNALIAPNVQIYTAYHPTNAIARFGQPGQDGSFAFCKTQTAPVIIGDRVWIGGGAIIMPGVTIGDNVVIGAGSVVTKDIPSNSIAYGIPCRVVRENN; translated from the coding sequence ATGACTGAGCGGGAAAAGATGTTGGCCGGACAGCTTTATGATTGCGGCGATGCGGAATTATTGAAGCAATGGCACAAAGCGAAAGATTTAATGAGAGATTATAACAATACCGACTCGGCGGATATAGAGAAGAAGAAAAATATTTTAAAGCAGCTGTTGGGTGGAAGCGGAGATAGCCTTTGGATTACAGCCCCGTTCTATGTTGACTATGGCAACAATATTTACTTTGGGAATAACTGTGAAGTCAATATGAATTGTACTTTTTTAGATGATAATATCATCCAAATTGGAAATAATGCGCTCATTGCGCCCAATGTGCAAATTTATACCGCATATCATCCAACAAACGCTATCGCCCGCTTCGGGCAGCCAGGACAAGATGGTTCCTTCGCGTTTTGTAAAACACAAACCGCGCCGGTTATCATTGGGGATCGTGTATGGATTGGGGGAGGGGCCATCATCATGCCGGGCGTTACGATTGGGGATAACGTCGTAATTGGGGCAGGGAGTGTCGTCACAAAAGATATTCCCAGCAATTCCATAGCATACGGAATTCCTTGCCGGGTGGTGAGGGAAAACAACTGA